A portion of the Caenorhabditis elegans chromosome III genome contains these proteins:
- the mup-4 gene encoding Transmembrane matrix receptor MUP-4 (Confirmed by transcript evidence), whose amino-acid sequence MRWVPLVLLPLIASAATTYQHRQTYSSLQCRVNDPLSCNQAKSEVCVFVNGQYRCECPVGVSRLADGRCLVVNECARPSLNACHKDAQCVDLAEGYTCRCNSGFADTSPDKVNKPGRQCQKTTNECGAKQTYGVDCDENAACVDTPEGFQCVCQPGYADVSTSISKLPGRKCVESVNECTNGEADCSNNADCFDRADGYECKCRPGFVDASPNVDKYPGRVCNKPKAPEYYGQQSRQPQCSEGSGCGPNEECRFNTAGEKVCQCRRGSVQQSNGVCKVFSQCEQANECDRNAFCSNTYDGPKCQCKDGFLDVSPDPVRLPGRKCQQVRNECADGSHDCSHQAACQDTPTGYICSCNSNCIDVSSRYNLPPGRKCSVAANQCSDKSLNSCDENADCVQLPDGYTCKCFAGYVDVSSNANLPPGRVCTLSTACPAQPTDLVFLIDGSGSIGSYVFQTEVLRFLAEFTELFDIAPQKTRVSVVQYSDQIRHEFGLDNYSDRKSLQNAIRNIEYLTGLTRTGAAIEHVANEAFSERRGARPVGQVSRVAIVITDGRSQDNVTRPSDNARRQDIQLFAVGVTNHVLDAELEEISGSKDRTFHVSGFEDLNTRLRSAIQRVACPHQNNEDTYNKGPCDPSNHNGCDRSLNQVCQQKNGKFVCACPAGFDIHPVTKVCGGDICNPEIATSCPDPEICEKTPFGNWRCTCPADLGWRDRLTGVCKIGEKPVQTSESNDECSPNDVHSCPANSKCEKGAGGEFICKCDAGFQRNGRTNKCEAPGTCDPRMPDSCDARKKEKCLPDGRGAFACMCDRHHKRHPVTDICLIDECAAGVADCDPNAKCTDTDESYICTCNEGFLDKSPEQNKKPGRVCSKQRNECLDGTHNCSMNADCIDLPDGFLCRCKEDFVDISPNPNAFGGIDCRALVNECLITGGHNCHEHAICIDTRDSYKCQCKEGYVDHDELRNPGRTCKKLNQICESGKHECDKNARCVEKGANDYECVCNAGFIDKSPLTHRPGRKCVEPICSDDSKHDCHSAAICEENDSVPEKYTCKCRDGYLDVGAVMGGGKSGRECKELVNECLSASLNSCDAAATCIDLDDGYTCKCPLGSKDESPVPKLPGRSCKGLVNECNIPHLNNCSHFATCIDLEEGYECKCKPEYHDQKPEQPGTECKFIINECLAENLNDCSPNAMCIDKIDGYDCKCKAPFQDEMPSNPGRICRFDECADPKDNDCDKHALCIDTDDSYTCQCKEGFFDEISDPKKPGRVCIGLVIEPQNQSEDPTTPDPNTIKCGNGLCHLDLGEVCVGGATCSCRPGESRDNEKEKCVPTTSIPLVVRVMEYDGEPIQYRTDYSKPDTQAHIEIVDAVKKSVGKIIGKTDVAPRFVTTDVNYITNPKVQNSEWDKGLLGNVSVHLAGKEEVDKCRFYEQFAEIVREMGGRVDRIKLSDDADLDPCKKEEEKKGIPCGNTFCSIELGEECIAGKICGCPKGQKRKDANSPCRAVESWNLPLYVIRDGHEKITYSPSLSNPLNDDHKDLVSRFESGVAQSYDKTPLKGAFVTAEVNEIENPESRKKSWDTGILYNFTSHFVKGSVAEPASVFTDLIDYIQKRNDFEVGKSKLFISPEQLNPFSNCYHSDCHPDAICKEVGKGYTCTCPDGFRDLNPSRPGRNCLSYRGVNECEKPELNECSPHARCIDLDYLYKCECIRPYVNSAVGDALPGSVCSIDYCQDVNYCPLNSTCVNVDEQARCDCKPGFVDLRKSGHLSEAGLGESICRRQSDIDECALGLHNCSAAAICIDKKIGYECQCQEGYEDGNPSQPGRICAASLCGLCNGHGDCIHDALSSNVTCACLDGYTGQFCETAPSNLPLILMTLLALLFLLLTLLCCLYMCARCRCFGARGRSEGSASGQEILGSDYYTIPRAKLARPLYGDEMGDDHAGALAAYLDDGASISSDGSIEEIERRVTTDVTTREVRTTTVRDDDGNIISQSQTISHGNPHETDTEQYGMISSDHYKTSASEAMDAAMSTSASGAAYNQSSGAMMSSASGHKSAYNQGYASDSEDSDAGHAVYDRTTRTNQSHDFEPGADPRTGTERSKREFVTTTKAEEVNYF is encoded by the exons ATGAGGTGGGTGCCGTTAGTGCTCCTGCCGTTGATCGCCTCGGCGGCAACAACCTATCAACATCGGCAGACctatt CTAGTCTGCAATGCCGAGTAAACGACCCACTATCATGTAATCAAGCAAAAAGCGAG GTTTGCGTATTTGTGAACGGGCAATACCGATGTGAATGTCCCGTTGGAGTATCCCGTCTCGCCGACGGTCGCTGCCTCGTCGTCAACGAATGTGCTCGTCCATCACTAAACGCTTGTCACAAGGATGCTCAATGTGTTGATCTCGCAGAAGGATACACGTGTCGTTGTAATTCTGGATTCGCTGACACATCACCAGATAAGGTTAACAAACCAGGACGTCAGTGTCAGAAGACAACGAATGAGTGCGGAGCTAAACAGACTTATGGTGTTGATTGTGATGAAAATGCAGCTTGCGTGGATACTCCAGAAGGTTTCCAATGCGTTTGCCAACCGGGATATGCTGATGTTTCCACTTCGATCTCTAAACTTCCTGGAAGAAAATGTGTTGAATCGGTCAATGAGTGTACTAACGGAGAGGCTGATTGCTCTAACAACGCTGACTGTTTTGATCGTGCTGATGGGTACGAATGCAAATGTCGCCCAGGATTTGTCGATGCTTCACCAAACGTTGACAAGTATCCAGGACGTGTTTGTAATAAGCCAAAAGCACCGGAATACTATGGACAACAAAGTCGTCAACCACAGTGCTCTGAGGGTTCCGGATGTGGACCAAATGAAGAGTGCAGATTCAATACTGCCGGAGAAAAAGTTTGCCAGTGTAGACGTGGAAGTGTTCAACAATCGAACGGAGTCTGCAAGGTTTTCAGTCAATGTGAACAAGCTAATGAATGTGACAGAAATGCATTCTGCTCTAACACTTACGATGGTCCAAAATGCCAATGTAAAGATGGATTCCTTGATGTCTCACCCGATCCAGTTAGACTCCCAGGAAGAAAATGTCAACAAGTTCGTAATGAATGTGCCGATGGATCCCATGACTGCTCTCATCAAGCTGCTTGTCAAGACACCCCAACTGGATACATCTGTTCTTGCAATTCCAACTGTATTGATGTCTCTTCTCGTTACAACTTGCCACCTGGAAGAAAGTGTAGCGTTG CTGCCAATCAATGTTCTGACAAATCTCTCAACTCTTGCGATGAAAATGCTGATTGCGTTCAACTTCCGGATGGATACACATGCAAGTGCTTCGCAGGATACGTTGATGTCTCCTCAAATGCCAATCTTCCACCAGGCCGTGTCTGCACTCTTTCCACTGCTTGCCCAGCTCAACCAACTGATTTGGTCTTCTTGATTGATGGATCTGGATCAATTGGATCATATGTTTTCCAGACTGAAGTTTTGCGCTTTTTGGCCGAGTTCACCGAGTTGTTCGATATTGCACCCCAGAAGACACGTGTGTCAGTTGTTCAATATTCTGATCAAATCCGTCATGAGTTCGGATTGGATAACTATTCTGATCgtaaatctcttcaaaatgCTATCAGAAATATTGAATACTTGACTGGGCTCACTAGAACCGGAGCAGCCATCGAGCACGTTGCAAATGAAGCATTCAGTGAGAGACGTGGAGCAAGACCAGTCGGACAAGTCTCACGTGTAGCTATTGTTATTACTGATGGAAGATCTCAG gaCAATGTCACTCGACCATCTGACAATGCTCGTCGACAAGATATCCAACTCTTCGCCGTTGGAGTAACCAACCACGTACTTGACGCAGAACTTGAAGAAATCTCTGGTTCCAAGGACCGAACATTCCATGTTTCTGGCTTCGAAGATCTTAACACTCGTCTACGTTCAGCCATCCAACGTGTCGCTTGCCCACATCAGAACAATGAGGATACTTATAACAAGGGACCATGTGATCCAAGCAATCATAATGGATGTGATAGATCATTGAATCAAGTATGCCAACAGAAGAATGGAAAGTTTGTGTGCGCGTGCCCAGCTGGTTTTGATATCCATCCAGTCACCAAGGTTTGCGGTGGAGATATTTGCAATCCGGAGATCGCCACGTCTTGCCCTGATCCAGAAATTTGTGAGAAAACTCCTTTCGGAAACTGGAGATGTACTTGTCCAGCAGATTTGGGATGGAGAGATCGGCTTACTGGAGTTTGCA aaattggtGAGAAGCCTGTACAAACTTCTGAATCAAATGATGAATGCTCACCAAACGACGTTCACAGTTGCCCAGCAAACTCGAAATGTGAAAAGGGAGCTGGAGGAGAATTCATCTGCAAATGCGACGCTGGTTTCCAACGCAACGGGCGTACAAACAAGTGTGAAGCTCCAGGAACTTGTGATCCAAGAATGCCAGACTCGTGTGATGCCAGAAAGAAAGAGAAGTGCCTTCCAGATGGACGTGGAGCATTTGCATGCATGTGTGATAGACATCATAAGAGACATCCAGTGACTGATATCTGCT TAATTGACGAGTGTGCTGCTGGAGTTGCTGATTGTGATCCAAATGCCAAATGTACAGATACTGATGAATCATACATCTGTACCTGCAATGAAGGGTTCCTTGACAAATCACCTGAACAGAACAAGAAACCAGGAAGAGTTTGCTCCAAAC aacgcAATGAATGTTTGGATGGAACTCACAATTGCTCGATGAATGCTGATTGTATAGATCTTCCAGATGGCTTCTTGTGTAGATGCAAAGAAGATTTTGTGGACATCTCACCAAATCCAAATGCATTCGGAGGAATTGACTGTAGAGCTCTTGTCAATGAGTGTCTTATTACAGGAGGACATAACTGTCATGAACACGCCATATGCATTG ataCTCGTGACTCTTATAAATGCCAATGCAAAGAGGGGTATGTTGATCATGATGAGCTTAGAAATCCAGGAAGAACATGCAAGAAAT tgaatcaAATCTGTGAATCTGGAAAACACGAGTGTGACAAAAACGCTCGCTGCGTCGAGAAAGGAGCCAATGATTACGAGTGTGTATGCAATGCTGGATTCATTGATAAGAGTCCACTTACCCATCGCCCTGGAAGAAAATGCGTTGAACCAATCTGTTCGGATGACTCCAAGCATGATTGTCACTCTGCTGCTATCTGCGAAGAGAATGATTCAGTTCCAGAGAAATATACTTGCAAGTGTCGTGATGGATATTTGGATGTTGGAGCTGTAATGGGTGGTGGAAAGAGCG GACGCGAATGCAAAGAACTTGTCAATGAATGTCTTTCGGCTTCTCTCAACTCTTGTGATGCAGCTGCCACTTGTATTGACCTTGATGATGGATACACTTGCAAATGTCCATTGGGATCTAAGGATGAATCCCCAGTTCCGAAATTGCCAGGAAGATCATGCAAGGGATTAGTCAATGAATGCAATATTCCACATCTTAATAATTGCTCTCACTTTGCCACGTGTATTGATTTGGAAGAAGGATACGAGTGCAAGTGTAAACCAGAGTACCACGACCAGAAACCAGAGCAACCCGGAACTGAATGTAAATTCA tcatcAACGAGTGTCTCgctgaaaatctgaatgaCTGCAGTCCAAATGCCATGTGCATTGACAAGATTGATGGGTACGACTGCAAGTGCAAAGCACCATTCCAGGATGAGATGCCATCAAATCCAGGTAGAATCTGCCGTTTCGATGAGTGTGCTGATCCAAAGGATAACGATTGTGATAAGCATGCATTGTGTATTGATACTGATGATTCATACACCTGCCAGTGCAAAGAAGGATTCTTCGATGAAATCTCGGATCCAAAGAAGCCTGGAAGAGTATGCATTG GTCTCGTCATCGAACCACAAAATCAATCGGAAGATCCAACAACTCCCGATCCAAACACTATCAAGTGCGGTAACGGACTTTGTCATCTTGATCTTGGAGAAGTGTGCGTCGGAGGAGCCACATGTTCGTGCCGCCCTGGAGAAAGCCGTGACAATGAGAAGGAGAAGTGTGTTCCAACAACTTCAATTCCATTGGTTGTCAGAGTTATGGAGTATGATGGAGAGCCAATTCAATACAGAACTGATTACTCAAAACCAGATACTCAAGCTCATATCGAAATTGTTGATGCTGTTAAGAAG AGCGTTGGAAAGATTATTGGAAAGACTGATGTTGCTCCAAGATTCGTCACCACTGACGTCAACTATATCACAAATCCAAAAGTACAAAACAGTGAATGGGATAAGGGACTTCTCGGAAATGTGTCAGTACATTTGGCTGGAAAGGAAGAAGTTGACAAGTGCAGATTCTATgaacaatttgccgaaattgttcGTGAAATGGGAGGAAGAGTTGACCGTATCAAGCTTTCCGATGATGCAGACCTTGATCCATGTAAGAAagaagaggagaagaaggGAATCCCATGTGGTAACACATTCTGCTCAATTGAACTTGGAGAAGAGTGTATTGCTGGAAAAATCTGTGGATGTCCAAAGGGACAAAAGAGGAAGGATGCAAACAGCCCATGCCGTGCTGTCGAATCATGGAATCTGCCACTTTATGTGATTCGTGACGGACATGAGAAGATCACATATTCCCCATCCCTCTCGAATCCATTGAATGACGATCATAAGGACTTGGTATCAAGATTTGAGTCTGGAGTTGCTCAAAGTTACGATAAGACTCCATTGAAGGGAGCATTTGTGACAGCTGAGGTCAATGAAATCGAGAATCCAGAGAGCAGAAAGAAGTCGTGGGATACTGGAATCTTGTACAATTTCACTTCACATTTCGTGAAAGGAAGTGTTGCAGAGCCAGCCAGTGTGTTCACTGACTTGATTGATTATattcagaaaagaaatgaCTTTGAG GTCGGAAAGTCGAAACTTTTCATCTCTCCAGAACAACTCAATCCATTCTCCAACTGTTATCATTCTGATTGTCATCCAGATGCAATTTGCAAAGAAGTTGGAAAGGGATACACCTGTACTTGTCCAGATGGTTTCCGTGATTTGAATCCATCTCGTCCTGGCAGAAACTGTCTTTCATACCGTGGAGTCAATGAATGTGAGAAACCTGAACTCAATGAATGCTCACCACATGCTAGATGCATCGATTTGGACTATTTATACAA ATGTGAATGCATCCGTCCTTATGTCAACTCTGCTGTCGGAGATGCTCTTCCAGGATCTGTGTGCTCCATCGATTACTGTCAAGACGTCAACTATTGTCCACTCAACTCTACTTGTGTGAATGTAGATGAGCAG GCTCGGTGTGATTGTAAACCTGGATTCGTGGACCTTCGCAAATCAGGACATCTTTCCGAGGCTGGACTAGGAGAATCAATTTGTAGAAGACAATCGGATATTGATGAGTGTGCTCTTGGTCTTCATAACTGCTCAGCTGCTGCTATTTGTATCGATAAGAAGATTGGATATGAATGTCAATGTCAAGAAGG atacGAGGATGGAAATCCATCACAACCTGGACGCATCTGTGCTGCCTCACTTTGTGGTTTGTGCAACGGACATGGAGATTGTATCCATGACGCACTTTCATCCAATGTTACCTGTGCTTGTCTTGACGGATACACTGGACAATTCTGTGAAACTGCTCCATCGAATCTGCCACTCATCCTCATGACCCTTCTTGCTCTTCTCTTCCTTCTGCTCACTCTTCTTTGCTGCCTCTACATGTGTGCTCGATGCAGATGCTTCGGTGCTCGTGGAAGAAGTGAAGGATCTGCTAGTGGCCAGGAGATTCTTGGATCCGATTACTACACGATACCACGTGCTAAACTAGCCAGACCACTTTATGGAGATGAGATGGGAGATGATCATGCAGGAGCACTCGCTGCTTATTTGGATGATGGAGCATCTATTTCATCTGATGGAAGTATCGAAGAGATTGAAAGAAGAGTCACAACTGATGTTACAACTAGAGAAGTCAGAACTACAACTGTTAGAGATGATGATGGAAATATTATCAGTCAGAGTCAG acaatctCCCATGGAAACCCCCATGAGACAGACACTGAGCAATATGGAATGATATCTTCTGATCATTACAAGACATCTGCCTCAGAGGCAATGGATGCTGCCATGTCTACGTCCGCCTCCGGAGCCGCTTACAATCAAAGCTCCGGTGCAATGATGAGCTCTGCATCTGGACATAAATCTGCATATAATCAAGGATATGCATCAGATTCTGAAGACTCTGATGCTGGACATGCAGTTTATGATAGAACTACAAGGACGAATCAG tcaCACGATTTCGAGCCAGGAGCAGATCCAAGAACTGGAACGGAACGATCAAAACGTGAATTTGTGACAACGACCAAAGCAGAAGAAGTCAACTATTTCTAG